TGGGAAATGTTGAAATCAGGATTGGCGGCCTTGTGCAGGGCCAGTTCGTTGATCACATCCGTCGGCTCATAAGGCAACAGCAGTTTGGTCACATCCATCGCACGCTTTTGCAGCACCTTCAGGGATGGCCCAACACCACAGGCAATGGCGAATTTGATCAGGGTTTGCAACTTGGCCGGACCGGCAATGCCGATATGTACGGGCAGGGTGATGCCTGCCTCGCGCAGACTGTCCGCCCAGGCGATGATCGGTTTGGCGTCAAAGGCGAATTGCGTGGCAATGGCCATTTGTGCATCCGTGCGGGTCTGGAAGTCATTCTTCCATTTCAGCGCCGCATCCACGCCGGCGGTGCCCGTTGTGTCGATATCACGGTTACCTTCGGGGTGACCTGCCACATGCAGACGTTCAAAACCGGCTTCATCAAACAACCCGGTTTCCATGAGCTGCATGCTGTCGCTGAAATCGCCATGTGGCGTGGCAACACCACCGGCCAGCAGCAGCGCCTGTTTCACATCCGCCTCGCCCTGATACATGGCGATCCAGTTGGCCAGCGTTGCGCGGTCCTTGATGATACGCGCGGGGAAATGCGGCATTACCTTATATCCCTCCGCATTCAGCCGTTTGGCGGTGGCGACCATATCCTCAATGGGCGTGCCTTCGATATGGGCGACATAGACGCGCGTTTCGGCAGGCAGAAGGGCGGTAAAATCCTCGACCTTCTCGGCGGTGCGCGGCATCACCTCAATCGAATAGTCGCGCAAAAACGCTTCGACTTCAGCGGTTGGCGTGGAGGTGGCAGGGGTTTCTTTACGGCGAAAATTCAGCAATGCCATGATCTTGTCCTTCAACATGCGGGGGTCACGTATCTTTCAGGTCGGTTCAAAAGGGCCTAGGCCCGGCCTTCGTTGTCAATCAGCGTTTTCAGGCGCGCCTTGTCGTATTCAGTATCAATGCGCAGCGCCTCGGCATCGGCCACCGCGTCAGCATCACCCTCCACGGAAAAGGGTTCGGCCTTGCGCCAATCAGCCATATAGGCGTCACTGTCCTCTGCGCCGATGCGCATGGCCACGCGGTCGATTGCCTGCTCAAAACGCTCGGGCAGGGGGCGTTTGGCACCACGGCGCCCCTTGCCCACAATGATCTGCGCGGGAATGTCGCGCCAGTACACTATTGTCACGTCCACCATCTGCTGATTCCCTTCAATTTCTCACATCGGTCTAACGGGTACGGCACTTTCGTCAGCGCCGTTTTTCGACTTCACATGCGCTTTCCGCGACCCCTGCGGAAAACCATGTCCACTCTTAACCCCGGTGGTGTCCAAGGACGAGGGGCCCTTGCCCCCATAATTCTCAAGTTCTTGATGAGGTGGGCCATGTACCGGCCGCGGATCGGTTGATAAAACGCCCCTATGAATGACCTACCTTGCAATTATGTGCTTTGTAGCAATCCGCGCAGCGGTACGACCTTGCTGTGCACGATGCTGGCGGATACTGGCGTCGCAGGGTGCCCCAATAGCTTTTTCCGACAGGAAGGCCTGCAAGAATGGGCTCAGGACTGGGGCATAGATGCACAGGCGGATCCAATGGATCCAGCATTCTCCAGCCGTTACCTTTTGGAAATGCAGCGGGCGGGGCGCGGAAAAACCAGTGTTTTCGGGCTTCGCCTGATGGGACCGGATTTGCGCTTTGCCTGTGACTGGCTAAACCGCCTCTATCCCGGTTTGCCTTCTGATCTTGCCCGCTTGCAGGCCGCCTTCGGACCGTTGCGGTTTATTCACCTGACACGGCAAGATAAACTGGCGGAAGCGGTTTCTTACGTGAAAGCAGAACAATCCGGCGTATGGCACCGCAACGCGGATGGGTCGATCCATGAGGCCTTGGCGCCGAATTTGCCGGATGGTTTTAACGTCTTGGCCATCCATGAACGGTTAAACATGCTGCGTCATCTGGATGTCGCATGGCATGCGTGGTTCGCCGCCGAGAACATTGCACCTTTGCGCCTGACATATGAATCCCTTTCGGATGATCCACAGGCAATCCTTGCTGATGTATTGTCACATATCGGGCAGGACCCCGCGCTTGCCACCAGCATAACGCCTTCGTTGCGCAAATTGGCGGATCAGACCAGCAGTGATTGGATTGCAAGGTACCGCCAGATATATCCTGATCGCTGAAATATCGCGGCACAACCATACCTTGGCGCTTGCGCGGAAACGTTTGCGCGATTACTTTGGGGTCAACTCGAAATGAAAGGCGCGACACCATGGCGCCACAGCGTCCCAAAGGTGCGGGCGCGCTCGATAAGGACTTAAAGTCGGCTCTGAGCCCCGTGCCAGTTTCGCCCAGATCGTCCGAGCTATACGCGGCCCTTGATCTGGGCACAAATAGCTGCCGCATGTTGATCGCCCAGCCGAAAGGCAGCGGTTTTCACGTGGTAGACAGCTTTTCGAAGTCCGTCCAATTGGGGGCGGGCCTTGAAAAATCCGGGCGTTTGTCGCGCGGATCAATGGCGCGTACCATTCAGGCACTGCGCATATGTCAGCAGAAACTGCGCCGCAACAAGGTCAAACGCATGCGGCTGGTTGCCACCGAAGCCTGTCGGCGCGCCTTGAACGGTGCCGATTTCATGCGCCGGATCCAGCGCGAAACTGGTCTGGTGCTTGATATCATCAAACCTGAGGAAGAGGCGCAGCTGGCGGTGATTTCCTGCGCGCCACTGGTCAATCACAAGACCGAAAACCTCTTAGTGGTAGACATTGGCGGCGGATCAACGGAACTGGTCTGGATCGACATTTCCAAAGTGCCGAAAAAGGACCGTGCGCAAAGCATCATGCGGCTGCATTCCGGGTTTCATCAGGCCAAAACCGATGTTCCGGCGGCTAAGGTGGTCGATTGGATTTCCGTACCTCTGGGCGTGGCCACCCTGCGCGATCAGTTTGTTGATGTGGATGACGATGCGGCGCGGTTTGCCTTGATGAGCTGGTTTTTTGAGGAAAACCTACAGGATTTCACCCCCTATCAGGCCGCGCAGCCACAGGAACGGTTCCAGATTGTCGGCACCTCCGGCACGGTCACGACAGTTGCGGCTAGCCATTTGGGATTACGCCGCTATGACCGTACCAAAATCGACGGGCTGCGCATGACATCGGCACAGATCGACAAGGTGATCCATTCCTATCTGGCGATGGGTCCGGCGGGGCGGCGCTCTGATCCGCGGATCGGGTCGGATCGTGCGGCGCTGATCATGTCGGGGGCCGCGATCCTGCAAGCGCTGATGCGCTGCTGGCCAACCGACCGGCTGAGTGTGGCGGACCGTGGCCTGCGCGAGGGTCTGCTTTATGCGCAGATGTCGGCGGATGGCGTATTGGAAGAAGGAACGTATTAAGATGGCCAAGACACCAACAGGCAGCGGTGGCGCGGGGAAGACCCCCACGGGCAAGAAAACCCCCACCGGAAAGAATACCTCCGGGCGGGGTCAGCGCGACCTGAAGGTCAAAGTCAAATCTGCCCGTGGCCGCACCACCAGTTCAACCCGCTGGCTGCAACGCCAGTTGAACGACCCCTATGTGAAACGCGCAAAGGCCGAAGGCTATCGCGGACGCGCCGCCTATAAGATCATGGAGCTGGACGACAAATTCCGTTTCCTTGTGCCGGGCGCACGGATTGTCGATCTGGGGGCGGCACCGGGGGGGTGGTGTCAGGTGGCGGTGAAACGCTCCAACGTCCTTGGTGAACGCAGTGGCAAGGCCGTGGGCACCATCCTTGGCGTTGATTTGCAGGAGATGGAGCCGATTGCCGGCTGTGAACTGCATGTACTGGACTTCATGGATGAGGGGGCCGACGATCAGGTCAAGGAATGGCTGGGCGGCAAGGCTGATGTGGTAATGTCGGATATGGCGGCCTCTTCTTCGGGGCATAAGAAAACCGATCACCTAAAGATCATGGCGCTTTGCGAGGCGGCGGCCTATTTCGCCTTTGACGTCTTGGAAGAAGGCGGCACCTTTGTCGCCAAAGTGCTGGCAGGCGGTGCCGAGGCAGAGTTGCAAAAGCTGCTGAAACAGCGGTTCACCAAGGTGCATAACATGAAACCGCCAGCCAGCCGTTCGGACAGTTCGGAAAAATTCGTTGTGGCCTTGGGGTTCAAGGGCGACAACTAGGCCGGGCTGCCTGCGGTGGATGCTGTCGGGAAAGCACTAGAACGTTTCAAATTGCGTACAGAAATTGCCACTTCACCGCAGCCGTATCTAGAAATTTGATTTTTATCAGAGCCTTACGTGGCATGTTTAACCATCTGTAACACATGCGTTTCACGTGCCCTTAACCGGTTCCGCCTAGTCTGAAAACACGCGGTCGCAATCCGCCACTCAATTTTCAGACCGAAGGAACAGACATGTTTAGATCGACGCTTATCGCGCTCAGCGTTATTGCCGCCCCCATGGTTCAGGCCGCAGAAGTGCCCCCCGCAATGTCAAAGTATATCTATGATGACCTGATGAAATGGGTGAATGATGCGCAGATCGTGCAGGCCA
This DNA window, taken from Sulfitobacter pacificus, encodes the following:
- a CDS encoding methylenetetrahydrofolate reductase, coding for MALLNFRRKETPATSTPTAEVEAFLRDYSIEVMPRTAEKVEDFTALLPAETRVYVAHIEGTPIEDMVATAKRLNAEGYKVMPHFPARIIKDRATLANWIAMYQGEADVKQALLLAGGVATPHGDFSDSMQLMETGLFDEAGFERLHVAGHPEGNRDIDTTGTAGVDAALKWKNDFQTRTDAQMAIATQFAFDAKPIIAWADSLREAGITLPVHIGIAGPAKLQTLIKFAIACGVGPSLKVLQKRAMDVTKLLLPYEPTDVINELALHKAANPDFNISHVHFFPLGGIKTNANWAIENGGSSAVPANPSV
- a CDS encoding virulence factor, which encodes MVDVTIVYWRDIPAQIIVGKGRRGAKRPLPERFEQAIDRVAMRIGAEDSDAYMADWRKAEPFSVEGDADAVADAEALRIDTEYDKARLKTLIDNEGRA
- a CDS encoding RlmE family RNA methyltransferase, producing the protein MAKTPTGSGGAGKTPTGKKTPTGKNTSGRGQRDLKVKVKSARGRTTSSTRWLQRQLNDPYVKRAKAEGYRGRAAYKIMELDDKFRFLVPGARIVDLGAAPGGWCQVAVKRSNVLGERSGKAVGTILGVDLQEMEPIAGCELHVLDFMDEGADDQVKEWLGGKADVVMSDMAASSSGHKKTDHLKIMALCEAAAYFAFDVLEEGGTFVAKVLAGGAEAELQKLLKQRFTKVHNMKPPASRSDSSEKFVVALGFKGDN
- a CDS encoding Ppx/GppA phosphatase family protein translates to MAPQRPKGAGALDKDLKSALSPVPVSPRSSELYAALDLGTNSCRMLIAQPKGSGFHVVDSFSKSVQLGAGLEKSGRLSRGSMARTIQALRICQQKLRRNKVKRMRLVATEACRRALNGADFMRRIQRETGLVLDIIKPEEEAQLAVISCAPLVNHKTENLLVVDIGGGSTELVWIDISKVPKKDRAQSIMRLHSGFHQAKTDVPAAKVVDWISVPLGVATLRDQFVDVDDDAARFALMSWFFEENLQDFTPYQAAQPQERFQIVGTSGTVTTVAASHLGLRRYDRTKIDGLRMTSAQIDKVIHSYLAMGPAGRRSDPRIGSDRAALIMSGAAILQALMRCWPTDRLSVADRGLREGLLYAQMSADGVLEEGTY
- a CDS encoding Stf0 family sulfotransferase — translated: MNDLPCNYVLCSNPRSGTTLLCTMLADTGVAGCPNSFFRQEGLQEWAQDWGIDAQADPMDPAFSSRYLLEMQRAGRGKTSVFGLRLMGPDLRFACDWLNRLYPGLPSDLARLQAAFGPLRFIHLTRQDKLAEAVSYVKAEQSGVWHRNADGSIHEALAPNLPDGFNVLAIHERLNMLRHLDVAWHAWFAAENIAPLRLTYESLSDDPQAILADVLSHIGQDPALATSITPSLRKLADQTSSDWIARYRQIYPDR